From one Coleofasciculus sp. FACHB-1120 genomic stretch:
- a CDS encoding GMC family oxidoreductase N-terminal domain-containing protein has product MTQYDYVVIGAGSAGCVVANRLTEDGETTVLLLEAGNRATKPEIQVPLAWTSLLGTEVDWAYWTEPEPHLNGRKIFQPRGKVVGGSSSINAMIYIRGNRHNFDHWQELGNPGWSYEDVLPYFKKSENQQRGASEFHGVDGLLSVTEPLAPAVTSERFVEAAEQLGYGRNPDFNGAQQEGAGLYQLTIKDGKRHSVAAAFLVPILDRSNLTVQTGALVTRLLFEGTCTVGVEYLHEGTLHQVYVNQEVILSAGTFESPKLLMLSGIGNAEYLRSLNIPVVANLPGVGQNLQDHVNVPVTHQATQDLQPAPTSNIAEAGLFLHTESNLNIAPDLQFFSGPVLWAPPAYARSGSGFAATACLNHPQSRGSVSLRSASPVDSLVIRMNYLQSESDVQKLVAGIKIIRQLFHSNAFDEFRGEEVAPGADVTSDEALQAYVREVVDTNFHPVGTCKMGTDSMAVVDSELRVHGIQGLRVVDASIMPTLTTGNTNAATIMIGEKAADLIKAASQVPTDVQPMGLPPASLVAQ; this is encoded by the coding sequence ATGACTCAATACGATTATGTGGTGATTGGTGCAGGTTCGGCAGGCTGTGTTGTTGCTAATCGCCTGACAGAAGATGGTGAAACAACCGTGTTGTTGCTCGAAGCAGGTAATCGGGCGACTAAACCTGAGATCCAAGTTCCTCTAGCCTGGACAAGTTTGTTGGGAACTGAAGTAGATTGGGCTTACTGGACTGAACCAGAACCACACCTCAATGGACGCAAAATCTTTCAGCCACGCGGAAAAGTTGTCGGTGGCAGCAGTTCGATCAACGCCATGATCTACATTCGTGGTAATCGTCACAATTTCGATCATTGGCAAGAACTCGGCAATCCCGGATGGAGTTATGAAGATGTATTGCCCTACTTCAAGAAATCAGAAAATCAGCAGCGAGGCGCATCAGAATTTCACGGTGTTGATGGACTCTTGAGCGTCACCGAGCCTCTAGCGCCTGCCGTCACCTCAGAGCGATTTGTTGAAGCCGCAGAGCAACTAGGCTATGGTCGCAATCCCGATTTCAATGGCGCACAACAAGAAGGCGCAGGACTGTATCAATTAACCATCAAAGATGGAAAGCGACACAGTGTAGCAGCAGCATTTCTCGTGCCGATTCTCGATCGCTCTAATTTAACCGTACAAACGGGTGCGTTAGTGACTCGGCTATTGTTTGAGGGAACTTGCACGGTTGGGGTCGAGTATCTGCACGAAGGAACGCTGCACCAAGTTTATGTTAATCAGGAAGTGATTCTATCAGCAGGTACATTTGAATCGCCTAAACTGCTGATGTTGTCTGGTATTGGCAATGCAGAATACTTGCGATCGCTAAACATTCCTGTCGTTGCTAATTTACCCGGTGTGGGTCAGAACCTTCAAGATCACGTTAATGTCCCAGTAACACACCAAGCAACTCAAGATTTGCAACCCGCCCCAACCAGCAACATCGCGGAAGCCGGATTGTTCTTACATACTGAGAGTAATTTGAATATTGCGCCAGATTTGCAGTTTTTCTCGGGTCCTGTTTTATGGGCACCTCCTGCTTATGCCCGCTCTGGTTCGGGATTTGCTGCTACAGCCTGTCTGAACCATCCCCAGAGTCGCGGCAGTGTTAGTCTGCGTTCTGCTTCCCCTGTTGACTCACTCGTAATTCGGATGAACTATCTCCAGAGTGAGTCCGATGTGCAAAAGCTGGTTGCAGGCATTAAAATTATCCGTCAACTGTTCCACTCAAATGCATTTGATGAGTTTCGAGGTGAGGAAGTTGCTCCCGGTGCTGATGTAACCAGTGATGAAGCACTTCAAGCTTATGTTCGGGAAGTGGTAGACACGAACTTTCATCCGGTTGGCACTTGCAAGATGGGAACTGACTCAATGGCAGTCGTAGATTCTGAGTTGCGGGTACATGGCATTCAGGGATTACGAGTTGTCGATGCCTCAATCATGCCAACGCTCACTACAGGAAATACCAACGCAGCCACCATCATGATTGGTGAAAAGGCAGCAGATTTAATTAAAGCTGCAAGTCAGGTTCCGACAGATGTACAGCCAATGGGGTTGCCTCCAGCATCTTTAGTAGCTCAGTAG
- a CDS encoding RtcB family protein has translation MPYEKLEISTPVPVLSWANHALGSDETKMAKNVASLPFVFKHVALMPDVHLGKGALVGSVVATKEAIMPAAVGVDIGCGMMAIKTPFTAEKLEGKLKQIRLDLEAAIPVGFNENKDVEKAVLNWQGWRDFKELHSGVKHLESKAIKQMGSLGGGNHFIEVCLDTENAVWLMLHSGSRNIGNMLAQNHIGTAKELAKLASDRLPDPDLAYFVAGTSEFATYWHDLQWAQDYARFNRDVMMARFKRIVEKHLAGGKQTKPLLSVNCHHNYAEKEVHFGEDVYVTRKGAVRAREEDYGIIPGSMGAKSFIVKGKGNAESYCSCSHGAGRLMSRNKAKNVYTLDDLIQQTNGVECRKDEGVLDEIPGAYKPIEQVMANQADLVEVVATLKQVVCIKG, from the coding sequence ATGCCATACGAAAAGCTAGAAATTTCAACCCCAGTGCCAGTACTATCTTGGGCAAATCATGCCCTCGGTTCCGATGAAACTAAGATGGCAAAGAATGTTGCCTCCCTGCCATTTGTATTCAAACACGTAGCGCTAATGCCAGACGTTCACCTAGGCAAAGGTGCCTTGGTGGGTTCTGTAGTAGCGACTAAAGAAGCAATTATGCCAGCTGCTGTCGGTGTGGATATTGGTTGTGGGATGATGGCAATTAAAACACCATTTACCGCCGAAAAATTGGAGGGCAAGCTAAAGCAAATTCGTCTGGATTTAGAAGCAGCGATTCCGGTTGGTTTCAATGAAAACAAAGATGTTGAAAAAGCCGTTCTTAACTGGCAGGGTTGGCGAGATTTCAAGGAATTGCATTCAGGGGTGAAACACCTGGAAAGTAAAGCCATAAAACAGATGGGTTCTCTTGGTGGCGGGAATCATTTTATTGAAGTTTGTCTGGATACCGAGAACGCTGTCTGGTTAATGCTGCACTCTGGTTCGCGCAACATTGGCAATATGCTGGCACAAAACCATATTGGCACGGCTAAAGAACTCGCGAAACTAGCAAGCGATCGCTTACCCGATCCAGACTTAGCTTACTTTGTCGCTGGTACATCAGAATTTGCCACCTACTGGCACGATTTACAGTGGGCGCAAGACTACGCACGTTTCAACCGCGATGTGATGATGGCGCGTTTTAAGCGGATTGTCGAAAAGCATCTCGCTGGTGGTAAGCAGACTAAGCCACTGTTGTCAGTGAACTGTCACCACAACTACGCCGAAAAAGAAGTGCATTTTGGCGAAGATGTATATGTCACTCGCAAAGGTGCAGTCCGGGCACGTGAAGAAGATTATGGCATTATTCCCGGTTCAATGGGGGCAAAGTCCTTCATTGTAAAAGGGAAAGGGAATGCTGAAAGTTATTGCTCTTGCAGTCACGGCGCTGGACGTTTGATGTCTCGAAATAAGGCAAAGAATGTCTACACGTTGGATGATTTGATTCAGCAAACAAATGGTGTAGAGTGCCGCAAGGATGAAGGCGTTTTGGACGAAATTCCTGGCGCTTATAAACCGATTGAGCAAGTCATGGCTAATCAAGCGGATCTGGTTGAAGTTGTGGCGACGCTGAAGCAGGTTGTCTGTATTAAGGGTTAA
- a CDS encoding class I SAM-dependent methyltransferase, which translates to MAVGKNSIYERFLAPVVRLLIDEEKLRSFYESVDWEQEGDRFRKPNLSYPSYYSSQNFHGIERGYLNSGAAVSYDPITQYALPPNETWVRQSLIDAIGGQPRRILDLGCGTGSTTLMLKQAFPQAEVIGLDLSPYMLVMADYKAKKAQRNIQFLHGNAEETGLPDASFDLVTASLLFHETPPPVSRAILRESFRLLTSGGEVLILDGNQKTIRQVDWLSDIFEEPYIRAYASDSVDAWMGTVGFEAVQTQDVLWIHQVTRGIKPIPVKNSNSVSTSRTATSNTADNENLEGFGAPAFGTMA; encoded by the coding sequence ATGGCGGTTGGCAAGAACTCAATCTATGAGCGCTTCTTAGCACCTGTGGTTCGGCTGTTGATTGATGAAGAGAAGCTGCGGAGTTTCTATGAGAGTGTGGATTGGGAGCAAGAGGGCGATCGCTTCCGTAAACCCAATCTTTCCTATCCTTCCTACTACAGTAGCCAAAACTTCCACGGCATTGAGCGCGGTTATCTTAACTCCGGTGCGGCGGTTTCCTACGACCCGATTACCCAGTACGCCTTGCCTCCCAACGAAACTTGGGTACGCCAAAGCTTGATTGATGCAATTGGGGGGCAACCGCGACGGATTTTAGACTTAGGCTGCGGTACCGGCTCCACAACGCTGATGTTAAAGCAAGCTTTCCCGCAAGCGGAAGTCATTGGTCTAGACTTGTCGCCTTATATGCTGGTGATGGCTGACTACAAAGCCAAAAAAGCACAGCGAAACATCCAATTTTTGCACGGGAATGCTGAAGAAACTGGCCTTCCCGATGCGTCCTTTGACCTGGTAACGGCTTCGTTGTTGTTCCACGAGACACCACCCCCAGTATCTCGCGCCATTTTGCGGGAAAGCTTCCGCCTGCTGACCTCTGGGGGAGAGGTATTGATTCTCGATGGCAATCAGAAAACGATTCGCCAAGTAGATTGGCTAAGTGATATTTTTGAAGAGCCGTACATTAGGGCTTACGCCAGTGATAGCGTAGATGCCTGGATGGGAACAGTCGGATTTGAAGCGGTGCAAACTCAGGATGTGTTGTGGATACACCAAGTTACTAGAGGCATCAAACCCATCCCAGTTAAAAACTCTAACTCGGTATCAACATCCCGGACAGCGACCAGTAACACGGCAGACAATGAGAATTTGGAGGGCTTTGGTGCCCCAGCTTTTGGCACAATGGCATGA
- a CDS encoding HAD family phosphatase, whose product MTLKAVLFDFNGVIINDEAIHRELIDEVLISENLRSKPADFRQFCLGRSDRACLNQLLKNRGRFVAESYLTELVNRKAQAYQQRLEALEKLPIYPGLEDFINQLRMRELQLGVVSGSIRSEVELVLTRAGVAEFFSVIVAGDDITASKPEPDGYLLAVERLNQQYPHLHLLPSECLAIEDTPAGIQAAKIAGIPVLGVAHTYPFHMLQRWANWAVDEFSDLELERVEQVYSQVMSKM is encoded by the coding sequence ATGACTTTGAAGGCAGTTTTGTTTGATTTTAACGGGGTCATTATTAACGATGAGGCAATCCACCGCGAACTAATTGATGAAGTTCTAATTTCAGAGAATCTGCGGTCGAAACCAGCAGATTTCCGACAATTTTGTTTAGGCAGGAGCGATCGCGCTTGTCTCAATCAGCTGCTGAAAAATCGCGGTAGGTTTGTTGCCGAAAGCTATTTAACCGAATTGGTGAATCGCAAGGCGCAAGCCTACCAGCAACGCTTGGAGGCGCTGGAAAAGTTGCCAATTTATCCAGGCTTGGAAGACTTCATTAACCAATTGCGGATGCGAGAATTGCAACTGGGTGTAGTGAGTGGCTCCATTCGTTCCGAGGTAGAACTGGTATTAACTCGCGCCGGAGTGGCTGAGTTCTTTAGCGTCATTGTTGCCGGTGACGACATCACTGCTAGTAAGCCAGAACCGGATGGATATCTTCTAGCAGTGGAACGCCTCAATCAGCAGTATCCTCATCTCCACCTACTGCCATCGGAGTGTCTGGCGATTGAAGATACCCCAGCCGGAATTCAAGCTGCAAAGATTGCCGGTATACCAGTCCTGGGAGTGGCGCATACTTACCCGTTTCATATGCTGCAACGCTGGGCTAACTGGGCTGTCGATGAGTTTTCCGACTTGGAATTAGAGCGGGTGGAACAAGTTTATTCTCAGGTAATGTCCAAGATGTAA
- a CDS encoding serine/threonine-protein kinase: MSNYPDFSSYGYQIKRSLGQNRQGGRFTYLATNTKTQQSVVIKQFQFAQPGASWGEYAAYESEIKLLQQLNHASIPRYLNSFETPTGFCLVQEYIKASSLAQPRHFTPEEIKQIAIAVLEILVYLQRQRLTVIHRDIKPENILVDRSRQIKVYLVDFGFARMGGGDVGASSVVKGTLGFMPPEQLFNRQLTKASDLYSLGATLICLLTKTKSTEIGNLIDKDYRINFKPLVPKLSRQFIDWLSKMTAPSLRERYPNAVAAIAALKPTNVVDTDPIQKLLIPLRKLSESFSDAVLNTGQSSDVGEHGTIPKLIAHLREHGVSFYKVATQTPKARKQTIVIGTTLIVVGVGITSYWQNRHVRQLLNTQKCVACNLQNANLRDAYLEEADLRGANLKKANLEGAFLKSAKLNGANLVGAKLNGANLASTRLEWTRLENANLLGANLEMAVLVGINLAGADLRGVTLKGATLANVNLEGANLEGANLEHISLQRAFNLRKANLKNANLERASAYLGRNNLEGDDLSDFDLGEANLERANLAGAALPAINLRGANLEGANLEGAHLRRSNMEGANLKGANLGGANLKGANLEGVNLEGANLKGAIMPNGIRYLK; encoded by the coding sequence ATGAGCAACTATCCAGACTTTAGCAGCTATGGCTATCAGATTAAACGTTCCTTAGGACAAAATCGCCAAGGCGGACGCTTCACCTACTTAGCGACTAATACCAAGACTCAGCAGTCGGTGGTGATTAAACAATTTCAGTTTGCCCAACCTGGAGCCAGTTGGGGAGAATATGCCGCTTATGAGTCAGAAATTAAATTGCTACAACAGCTCAATCATGCCAGTATCCCTCGCTACTTAAATTCCTTTGAAACTCCAACAGGCTTTTGCTTAGTTCAGGAATATATAAAAGCTTCCTCCCTCGCTCAACCGCGTCATTTCACGCCAGAAGAAATTAAGCAAATTGCCATTGCTGTTCTAGAGATTTTGGTATATCTGCAACGGCAACGACTCACCGTGATTCATCGAGATATTAAACCCGAAAATATCTTGGTTGACCGTTCCCGACAGATAAAGGTCTATCTAGTAGATTTTGGCTTTGCCAGGATGGGAGGTGGAGATGTAGGTGCCAGCAGTGTGGTCAAAGGCACTTTGGGCTTTATGCCACCGGAGCAGCTATTTAATCGTCAGCTAACTAAAGCCTCTGACCTCTATAGCTTGGGCGCGACACTCATTTGCTTGCTGACTAAGACAAAATCAACAGAAATTGGCAATTTGATTGATAAAGATTATCGCATCAACTTTAAGCCTTTAGTCCCCAAGCTGAGTCGGCAGTTTATTGACTGGCTCTCAAAAATGACAGCCCCCAGTCTCCGAGAGCGCTATCCCAACGCGGTTGCTGCCATAGCAGCACTAAAACCAACTAATGTTGTAGACACAGACCCTATTCAAAAACTACTCATCCCTCTCAGAAAACTTAGCGAAAGTTTCTCGGATGCGGTTCTAAACACAGGACAATCAAGTGATGTTGGCGAACATGGCACAATCCCAAAATTAATCGCCCATCTTAGAGAACATGGCGTCAGTTTCTATAAAGTTGCTACTCAAACCCCAAAAGCTAGAAAGCAAACCATAGTTATTGGAACTACTCTGATTGTTGTCGGAGTAGGCATCACTTCTTATTGGCAGAACCGTCATGTGAGGCAGTTGCTGAACACCCAAAAATGTGTAGCCTGTAATCTCCAAAACGCCAACTTAAGGGATGCCTATCTGGAGGAGGCTGATTTGAGGGGAGCTAACTTGAAAAAGGCTAATCTGGAAGGTGCCTTTCTAAAGAGTGCCAAGCTGAATGGAGCTAACCTCGTAGGAGCCAAGCTGAATGGAGCCAACCTGGCATCTACCAGGTTGGAGTGGACTCGCCTGGAGAATGCCAACCTGCTAGGTGCTAACCTCGAAATGGCCGTCCTAGTAGGTATCAATTTGGCAGGTGCTGACTTGAGAGGTGTCACGCTCAAAGGTGCCACACTGGCTAATGTCAACCTGGAAGGTGCCAACCTAGAAGGCGCTAACTTGGAACATATCAGCTTACAAAGAGCTTTTAACCTGAGAAAAGCCAACCTGAAAAATGCCAATTTAGAACGTGCCAGTGCCTACTTAGGAAGAAACAACCTAGAAGGTGATGATCTGAGCGATTTTGATCTAGGAGAAGCCAACCTAGAACGTGCCAATCTCGCAGGTGCTGCACTGCCAGCTATCAACTTGAGAGGAGCCAACTTGGAAGGTGCCAACTTGGAAGGTGCCCATCTGAGAAGATCCAACATGGAAGGAGCTAACCTAAAAGGAGCTAATCTGGGCGGTGCCAATCTCAAAGGTGCCAACCTAGAAGGAGTAAATCTCGAAGGTGCCAACCTGAAAGGTGCGATTATGCCTAATGGCATCAGATATTTAAAGTGA
- a CDS encoding ISAs1 family transposase, with the protein MFPAPPKLQRQWAGLTSFVSVERSGQRDGQPFIETQYYISSQSQTASEFLRATQAHWGIENRLHWVKDVTFAEDFPLRRGGNAPVNWAILHNFFITIARYLGFRTIPQAQRALANQLQKVFSFFV; encoded by the coding sequence GTGTTCCCGGCTCCACCAAAGCTGCAACGGCAATGGGCTGGACTCACTAGCTTCGTGAGCGTCGAACGTTCCGGTCAACGGGATGGTCAGCCGTTTATCGAGACTCAGTATTACATCAGCAGTCAGTCTCAAACTGCTAGTGAGTTTCTCCGTGCCACTCAAGCACACTGGGGGATTGAAAACCGGCTGCATTGGGTCAAGGATGTTACCTTCGCTGAGGACTTTCCATTACGACGGGGCGGTAATGCTCCGGTCAATTGGGCGATATTACACAACTTCTTTATCACGATTGCCAGATATCTTGGTTTCCGCACTATCCCACAGGCACAACGGGCTTTAGCTAACCAACTCCAGAAAGTTTTTTCTTTTTTTGTATGA
- a CDS encoding ISAs1 family transposase, with amino-acid sequence MIENQPMIRMNIIEQLQQIPDYRHIRGRRHPLWLVLLLILLGAMTGYWGYRPLEDFTRVHRQSLVELLDLPPSVRFPSYSTFRRVLRKLDFQALTDLFNVWAAEFVPCTPAEQLAIDGKSIRCTLTDYSQSYQNFVSSVSVFSHQRGVVLRMQPLHNKENSELTVVQQLVSAFTGNAVMFTLDALHCQKKQWH; translated from the coding sequence GTGATTGAAAATCAACCAATGATTCGGATGAATATCATTGAACAATTACAGCAAATCCCAGACTATCGTCATATCCGAGGCCGGAGACATCCATTGTGGTTAGTGTTGTTACTCATCCTACTGGGAGCGATGACGGGATATTGGGGCTACCGACCATTAGAAGATTTCACACGGGTACATCGGCAGAGCTTGGTTGAACTGTTAGATTTACCGCCAAGCGTCCGCTTTCCTTCCTACTCTACATTCCGACGAGTGCTGCGGAAGCTGGATTTTCAGGCGTTGACCGACTTGTTTAATGTCTGGGCAGCAGAATTTGTGCCCTGCACTCCGGCAGAGCAACTAGCTATCGATGGCAAAAGTATTCGTTGTACATTAACCGACTATAGTCAGTCTTATCAAAACTTTGTCAGCAGCGTGTCGGTGTTCAGCCATCAACGGGGTGTTGTGCTGCGGATGCAACCGCTGCACAACAAAGAAAATAGCGAGCTGACGGTGGTGCAGCAGTTGGTGTCTGCCTTTACTGGGAATGCGGTGATGTTTACCCTAGATGCTTTGCACTGCCAAAAAAAACAGTGGCACTGA
- a CDS encoding DUF433 domain-containing protein: MDYRNIITIEPGKRSGKPCIRGMRITVYDILEYLASGMTQEEILEDFSELTSEDIKACLAFAADREKKLFVASL, from the coding sequence ATGGACTACCGCAACATCATTACGATTGAACCGGGTAAGCGCAGCGGTAAACCCTGCATTCGAGGAATGCGAATCACGGTGTACGACATCTTAGAATATCTCGCAAGCGGAATGACCCAAGAAGAGATTCTAGAAGACTTTTCTGAACTCACCTCCGAAGACATCAAAGCTTGTCTTGCTTTTGCCGCAGATCGTGAGAAAAAGCTATTCGTGGCATCCTTGTGA
- a CDS encoding DUF5615 family PIN-like protein translates to MKLLLDENLSDRIVPQIADLYPDSAHVKTLALIQTEDVLIWEYTKANDFAIVSKDSDFHQRSLLYGHPPKFIYLRIGNCSTYRIVQILRDNFDIISQFGDSEAESILVLA, encoded by the coding sequence GTGAAACTGCTTTTGGACGAAAACCTCTCCGACCGAATCGTTCCCCAGATTGCAGATTTGTATCCCGACTCAGCACACGTTAAAACCCTGGCACTTATCCAAACTGAGGATGTGCTGATTTGGGAATACACCAAAGCGAATGATTTCGCCATTGTTTCCAAAGACTCTGACTTCCATCAACGGAGTCTTCTCTACGGTCATCCGCCGAAATTCATCTACCTTCGCATTGGCAATTGTTCAACCTATAGAATCGTGCAAATCTTGCGGGACAATTTCGACATTATCAGCCAATTTGGAGACAGTGAAGCGGAAAGTATTCTGGTGTTAGCATAA
- a CDS encoding SIMPL domain-containing protein (The SIMPL domain is named for its presence in mouse protein SIMPL (signalling molecule that associates with mouse pelle-like kinase). Bacterial member BP26, from Brucella, was shown to assemble into a channel-like structure, while YggE from E. coli has been associated with resistance to oxidative stress.) yields the protein MKKHEPMNRTVPFPASSWYQRQALSFAVGLLSVIMTNPAIAQEKMLRTITVTGRGEESIATTLTLVRLGVEVQGKVAADVQQEAARRSTAVVELLKSRNVEKLQTTGISLNPTYSYENNVQRLTGYTATNIVSFRVNNQTAGTLLDEAVKAGATRIEGISFIAADSAIATAQKQALREATQDAQEQADAVLSALNLTRREVVNIQVNGASATPPPPMPLADMALRSGKVEASTPVIGGEQQVEASVTLQITY from the coding sequence ATGAAAAAACACGAGCCAATGAATCGAACCGTTCCATTTCCCGCAAGTTCCTGGTATCAGCGTCAGGCACTCTCTTTCGCCGTGGGTCTTTTAAGTGTAATCATGACTAATCCAGCGATCGCCCAAGAGAAAATGTTGCGAACCATCACTGTAACTGGCAGGGGAGAAGAATCGATTGCGACAACGTTAACGCTGGTGCGGCTGGGGGTTGAGGTTCAGGGTAAAGTGGCGGCAGATGTGCAGCAGGAAGCAGCACGACGCTCGACCGCAGTGGTGGAGTTGCTAAAATCTCGCAATGTCGAAAAATTACAAACCACCGGCATTAGCCTGAATCCGACTTACAGCTACGAAAACAACGTCCAGCGTCTGACTGGGTATACCGCCACCAACATCGTTAGCTTTCGAGTCAATAATCAAACAGCCGGAACGCTTCTGGATGAAGCGGTGAAAGCTGGGGCGACGAGGATTGAAGGCATTAGTTTTATTGCTGCTGATAGTGCGATCGCGACCGCTCAAAAGCAAGCTTTGCGCGAAGCGACTCAAGATGCCCAAGAGCAAGCTGATGCTGTTTTGAGTGCCCTGAATCTCACCCGCCGGGAAGTCGTGAACATCCAAGTCAATGGTGCTTCTGCGACGCCGCCACCCCCAATGCCCCTAGCTGACATGGCTTTGCGATCTGGGAAGGTAGAGGCGTCTACACCCGTGATTGGTGGAGAACAACAGGTAGAGGCATCGGTGACTCTACAAATTACTTATTAG
- a CDS encoding N-acetylmuramoyl-L-alanine amidase: MRFYWLLPSFLSIFLVSLPANAARLVYWRFDANQNRLDFRTDDGVQPRAQLLANPTRVVIDLPGTSLGRPTATQQLPGSLRSLRVGQFEGNTTRMVIELDPGYTLDPEQVLVRGASPSQWSVQLPRPQRVAQGPNSSPRQPIPNQSPRNPSPPPVLSRPPIRQTPPNVTVGSLAQIEDVQVTRDGFFLKTNGGRPQIIKVNRSSDRKNITFDLRGATLSRSLSSPSSTVNRYGVSRILLSQVDTSPSIVRVTMNVTREGPDWLASVSDFGGIVILPKGTSAGDIESPPLAGNQPSPSSGGSRPPSTPPNRPVPTNRPNNQLATIQSVELASSGTQLLIRADASVRYTGRWDAREGVYRITIPSAQLADRVRGPQLDATTSVRRVRLQQQDSRTVVILVQPASGVQVGELNQVSDQLLALQLQRSRLGSVIPPTSPVRVPPTGPVRVPLPTTNNPPSPSRRPRIGRLVVVVDPGHGGKDPGAIGYRGLREVDVILPIAQQVAALLEQQGIQAVMTRKDDYFVDLQPRVTMAERANADLFVSIHANAIGGRPDVQGLETYYYSSGARLAQTIHNSILQNVDIRDRKVRQARFYVLRKSSMPAVLVEVGFVTSPQEAVKLASPDYQSQMARAIARGILQYIQQ; this comes from the coding sequence GTGAGATTTTACTGGCTATTACCCAGTTTCTTGAGCATTTTTCTCGTTTCACTTCCCGCTAATGCAGCGAGACTGGTGTATTGGCGTTTTGATGCCAATCAGAACCGACTAGACTTTAGAACGGATGATGGAGTTCAACCGCGAGCGCAACTGCTTGCCAACCCGACACGTGTAGTCATCGATCTGCCCGGTACCAGCTTGGGACGCCCAACAGCAACTCAGCAGTTGCCTGGATCGCTGCGTTCTCTGCGAGTCGGACAGTTTGAGGGCAATACGACTCGGATGGTAATTGAATTAGACCCTGGTTATACCCTCGATCCAGAACAAGTGCTAGTTCGAGGAGCTTCCCCCAGCCAGTGGTCGGTGCAATTACCAAGGCCCCAACGAGTGGCGCAGGGGCCAAATTCTTCACCCCGTCAGCCGATTCCCAATCAATCTCCTAGAAATCCTTCGCCGCCCCCAGTGCTGAGTCGCCCACCGATTCGTCAGACACCTCCAAACGTAACAGTTGGGTCGCTTGCTCAAATCGAAGATGTGCAGGTAACGCGAGATGGGTTTTTCCTAAAGACGAATGGGGGTCGCCCGCAGATTATTAAGGTGAACCGGAGTAGCGATCGCAAAAACATTACGTTTGACCTACGAGGCGCAACCCTTTCCCGCAGTCTTTCATCGCCTTCTTCGACGGTGAATCGCTATGGTGTCAGTCGCATCTTATTGTCCCAAGTCGATACTTCACCCTCAATCGTTCGCGTCACGATGAACGTGACGAGAGAAGGTCCAGACTGGCTAGCAAGTGTTAGCGATTTTGGTGGCATTGTCATCTTGCCGAAGGGTACGAGTGCTGGCGACATTGAAAGTCCGCCACTGGCTGGAAATCAACCCTCTCCCAGTTCGGGGGGGTCTAGACCGCCTTCAACTCCACCAAACCGACCCGTCCCCACCAACCGTCCGAATAATCAGTTAGCCACGATTCAATCGGTTGAACTCGCTTCTTCTGGAACCCAGTTATTAATTCGGGCGGATGCGTCTGTCAGGTACACCGGCAGATGGGATGCAAGAGAGGGAGTTTATCGAATTACCATTCCTTCGGCTCAGTTGGCTGACCGAGTTAGGGGACCTCAATTGGATGCCACCACTTCGGTACGGCGGGTGCGTTTGCAGCAGCAAGACTCGCGGACTGTGGTCATTCTGGTGCAACCAGCCTCAGGGGTGCAGGTTGGGGAACTCAATCAGGTGAGCGACCAACTTTTAGCACTGCAACTGCAACGAAGTCGCCTTGGATCGGTAATTCCCCCCACAAGTCCGGTTCGGGTTCCGCCCACGGGGCCTGTTCGCGTGCCGTTGCCAACGACTAATAATCCGCCTTCACCATCACGCCGCCCCCGCATTGGACGATTGGTTGTGGTTGTAGACCCCGGACATGGTGGCAAAGACCCTGGAGCCATCGGCTATAGGGGTCTACGAGAGGTCGATGTGATTTTGCCGATTGCACAGCAGGTAGCGGCATTGCTGGAGCAACAGGGCATCCAGGCGGTGATGACGCGAAAGGATGACTATTTCGTAGACTTGCAACCGCGAGTAACGATGGCTGAGCGAGCCAATGCTGATTTATTTGTTAGTATCCACGCCAATGCAATTGGTGGGCGTCCCGATGTACAGGGGCTGGAGACTTACTATTACTCTAGTGGAGCGCGTTTAGCGCAAACCATTCACAATAGTATTTTGCAAAACGTTGATATCCGAGATCGAAAAGTACGGCAGGCGAGATTTTATGTATTGAGGAAGAGTTCGATGCCCGCTGTTTTAGTGGAAGTTGGTTTTGTTACCAGCCCACAAGAGGCTGTTAAGTTGGCTTCGCCAGATTACCAGAGCCAGATGGCAAGAGCGATCGCTCGCGGGATTCTACAGTACATTCAACAATAA